The Amphiura filiformis chromosome 1, Afil_fr2py, whole genome shotgun sequence nucleotide sequence TCCTGGAGTGGGAATCCCTCGCCACACGGAGGCTGCTCAACCAGTGCTCGATGTTCTATAAGATCCATTTTAGCCTGGTGAACATACCATTCCCATCTTGTGTCATACCAGCTACCCGACAAGGAAGAGCAAACAATATCTTGAGCTACAATAACATCCAATCTCGTGTGAACACGTACAAGTATTCGTTTTTTGTTCGAACCATACCCATCTGGAACCGTCTACCAACAACAGTGGTTCAAGCATCTTCTATAAAGCAGTTTCAGACGCTGGCCCTTCCAGTGCTGAGGGAGATGCAACCCACCTCCACCCACCAGAAGCTGTAGGCAGCCATGGTTTTTTACTTGCACCAATGTAATTTTTGAGCACCCGAGGCACTTCTGCACAGCACATTCTCCAAGGACAAGCGTCAGCTTACTTATGGAGTAATCATCTCAAGACTCAAGACTCAacattgtacgcgttggcattactcggaaagttgacgcaacgacttacatcaacttactgagtaatgccaacgaacaatttctatgagtgtagtctTTTATTACACTctaaaaattattttactcaacCTTACAACCTTACTGCCTTTGAGTAAACATTTTACTCAGTAAAGGGGTCAATAAATGACTGAACATTTGTTGAGTTAACTGTTACTCAACCTTATTCAacagttgagctgtgaccttGTTTATTCAACACGATGGTAAAAC carries:
- the LOC140161633 gene encoding uncharacterized protein, whose protein sequence is MISSQRYSGVNINSNLDWKQHIQNITSSARSTLAILRRNISSCPSDVKSRAYQALVRPKLEYSSAAWNPHQQDQVNRIEAIQRQAARFVSNNYERTASVTDMLTILEWESLATRRLLNQCSMFYKIHFSLVNIPFPSCVIPATRQGRANNILSYNNIQSRVNTYKYSFFVRTIPIWNRLPTTVVQASSIKQFQTLALPVLREMQPTSTHQKL